The genomic segment AGAAACTGTAGTTAGTAAATCTATTGGAGGATTGCTGTGTCTCTTTTCCATATTTACTCGCACCACTTCGCGTTGCTCTTTAAGGAGCTGTAGCCTCTCGGATGGTGTACTATTCTTGAGTTTCATAGTGATGGCCATTTTCATGGCCTCCATATCTCCAAAACGCTTtatgttgaaattttttgatagTCTTTTCCCATTCTCCCACCAACGGCATCTCCAGGAAAAATGTCCTCGGTTCATGTCTTTCCATACGCAATGTATGGGATGATTGGCGTCAAGGGAGCATTTTACTTCGGAATTTTTGGGGGGTAGGTATTTGGTATTCTCGACGATTTCATCCACTATTGCATAGAATGAATCGTCTAATTCTTCATACCCGCAATTTGTATTCATATTCATACCCATATCCATAGTGTAGTTCATATTAGGGGACAATGCGGATTGGGTGAGGGTGAATTGTGGCGCGGAATCCACGAGAAATTTGCCATAACCATTGTACACTGGTCGGTAGCAAGGACTGCTGGGGGTTGACATTTGTGATAAAGTGTTAATCATGAAGTTATCAGTGTCATAATCGCCCATGACAGACTGTGCAGGGGAGCGAGAGCAGGCCATATAAGGAGAGGCTGGCAGTGACATAGGCAAACCGACAAAAGCGGGCGATATTGTTTGGTAGATGTCGTTATAATATCCTATGCCTCCAGCTGAATTACCCATGGGCTGAGTCTGGTAGTAGTAGCAGTCACTAGATGGCATGTTGCCAGCAAACAAGTTGTAACCATCGTTGGAATAAGCATAATTATTGGAATTTACTGGAGGTTGCGTCTCATcataatttgttttgatggtataataatttgaatcaAACTGCTGAGCTTCTATTGGGTCAACAATGTAGGTTTCGTTAGTGTGAGTTGTGGCATTAGTGTCGGCAGTTTCAGCAGTTTTGTTGGATGAAATAAAGTTCGTAGTGTTGCTATCCGGAATTTCATTCACGTAAGTTAAGTTTATAGACGTATCTATGGGTTCATTGTCGCTTTTACATATGTTGTCAGACGGTACATCACCATAATTTAATTGCTGCTTAGCGTCGATGTTTGCATAGGACACATTGGAATCAATAGTGCCGTTACCCTGTTTACGTGGATCATCCATCCACTGAAATTGATGCTGGTGATCCAAGTAGTGAGTACTATTCATCTTCATTTGCCCGgattatattcaaaatgGGGTCGATATGTATTTCGGTTTGTCTTGTATAGTCGACTGTTGTGATaggtaaattatatattacagAATTATGCTATagttattttttcaaatattaatcTCTATATGTCTGAATAGAATCGGGGTATTGGTATCTTTATCCcatatgtaaattgtatgaAGTATTATGTCGTATGTATACACCAATAACTTGTATTTTACTTATGTATTTGACAGTTAATTGTTATTCGTAGTGTTAGTGATGTGGTAACTGGTACTTTTTGTCTCAAGTGAGAGACAAACTGTTCGTATGTTTCGGTTAAATATCGAGCTGGTGAATTATGTTAATTGTTCCGTGGGAATATAGTTTTAAAAGTCATTTGGGCGGTTaagtaattttattcataATGTAATACATAATATGGTTCTTCTCGGATCATCTAAAGGTGTACGAATTTGTACGACAAACTACCCCCTacatttatacataaatttaatcCCAATTAGGTACAAGGGGTCACGCATTAATGCAAAATAGGGTTATTATCTATTAGTTAGCTCTTTAGGTttattactaatttttaaaaaaatagattttttgatatCCATTCACAACCCTTCACGCAATATTAGCCCAATCTGCTTAAGGCAGCTACATCTCATGCCCTCCGTTGTGCCCTGGAGATTCCTGCTGAACCCCCTGAACGACAGTCTAACATTTTATACAACTTTTAGGCAGGCTGTTGTCACTGGTGTTTGGTCTAATCTCTCCGTTTCGGGGAGGGAACGGTATCTTAAAGGTGCAAGCTTTCACTTGCAATACAGAATCAATGATTTAGACTTGGAAACttgtattaattgtttcaactcaatttatcacaataAGATACCATTATATTTGGCATTAAAATCGATAGTTAACAGGTGTTTTACATTGTTAAATACTGTTGATATATCACAATGgcaatttttggaattGCCTCAGCAAATTTTCGAGGATTACACACATGAGAATGATGATCAAATGCTGAAGCATCTATTGGTGGGGGAAATAATCTACAAACTATCCAGTTTACATGGAATATACGATGTTAATGCTAGTGTATCTAGTGCATTTGATCATtggttaaataattttggtaaaattaatgataagAGGTATTAAGCTCTGACTTAGGCACTTGTTGTTGTCTATTTTTATGTGTACAAATGCTAATAGTGACAGCGTCATTATGACACTAACTAAATATATCGCCCAATTGACTAGTGAAAgttttgataatattggtGACAAGTACTTGCTAATGTACATTATTGCTAAATTATCTCACGTAAATAGTAAATCCCGtggcaaatttaacatatataaCTTCACTAATTACATTCAAGATGTAGCAAATATATCAGCTGACGGTATCAatgatacaataaaatGCCTTGCGCTAGAATCAATTTCCCTGCTAAGGGAACTTCAAATCAATATGATGGATCATGACAGTCAAATTAACAAGTTAATCGCAACACAGGATAACAATTGTAGTATTGTTGAAAACAGCGAATACTTACTACAAATGCTAGTGAATTACAACATTAAATCTTCAGTGCTTTGGGAGGTATCTATCATAACTTTTATACAGAAATTTCAAGAATCATACAAAAAAAAACCCATACCTAATCTTGCGTTATATCTCCTTGATTCGTACATAAACTATAGAAGAAAACACAGTTATTTTAACGAATCTTTACCGTTAGAAATTGCTGATAGGTGTCTAGTTAGtattaaaaatggcatGTTATCAAAATTCACTAGCAATAGTAAAGATAGTATCGAACTATTCCTGCAAATGGCCAAAAAATATAGGCAAATGATCAAAGGAAGGGTtagtaattgtttaaattagaTTGTCAAAGTTGAACCATGTGGATTGTATGTCGAAATACCAACCAATGACGCAAGCGCTTTCGCAATTGGTTATGTAGATATAGCCACTTTCCCTAACACTTTTGAGGAAAGATTAGATTCTTTTTTTGTGCCAGAAAACCACTTTCACGTAAAATTTCGTTTCATTTAGGTAAGGATAACTTCTATACCTCCAAATTATGACAACAAAATTAAGTGCGCTAGtgttgtaaataatcaagTGTTGATGAAATCtagtaacaatttgatatctCTAGAGCCGGCAAACCTGGATTTCGACACAAACGCTGTTAAGAAAAGTAATCTTTAGTCAAACGCAGGGAGAAATCAACTAaaacaaaataatcaatttaacactaaaaaatcaaaagAGGTAGTGTTTAGCAAAGGTGAGATGGTTAGTGCAACGACAATTGTTTGCCACGACAGCTATGAATGGGCGTTATTCAAACTACAATGTCTAAAAACAGGCATTGAAGCGATGAAACTTGGCGTTTTggatacaaaaaatatcagGGGAGATCCCATTGAAGTATGAGATTTGTGATTCAGAAATTAAGGCTGCTAAGGAAAATAGAACAGGGCCAGCCATTCAGAATAAAAGTTACAGGGACTGTAGGACCACTGTACTCCCTTAActattcaaaaataatgcaGTGAGTGCAGCGTGGCACGCATACGATAATACTTAAATTCAAATGtaaaatcgcaaaataCATGCGGCATTGACGGTTAAActgttaattttatatgcGATTAGATAGAATTAAGATTGATACAGGAAGTGAACGTAAATGCAGATGTTCGAGTTAATGCAAGTGGTACGTATGACTGCATGTATACACCACACaacacacatatatatactgacaaataaactattaaatttagttaAATTAACACAAATTCTAGTGAAAACGCAGTAAGATTCGTCATAATGGGTGGAAAATGTAGCAAGGAAAGTAAGTTACAGAGGGAACGCGATGAAGCCGAGGATTTATCAGCCAGGTTGGCAGACGAGGCTAAATTTGCTGAGGAAGTCAATACAATCAGAGAGAAACAGGAGAAAATGAGGACTGAGTCACAAAGGGTGGCTAAAGAGGAGGAGTCCGAACTTGAAACTCAAAGAAGTGAAAAATCTTCCGTACGAGATATGGTGTCCTCAAGTAGGTCATCAAAAGAGATAATACTTGAGAAACAACAATCAGCTAAAAGGGAATTTGAAAGGATGAAGGAGGAGCAGGGGCGTATGGAGGGTACTAACCTAATTAAACTCGACAAAGTTGATCCAAGCAGATCCGTTTCCAGTGCCAGAAGCATTGAGGCCAAGAGGGCAGAGAACAGTGCCACCACGGGCAGTGCCCGCTTGGTTGATAGTGAAAAAACCGATAGATCAGTACAAAAAACTGAGGAGGTAGAGACGTTGTTGAATATGGGCAACGTCGACAAGACAGCATCGTTAATAGCGCAAAAGTATGGGTGTAGTTTGGGGCCCGGCCATATCACTAGCGAATGTCCGATTTGCAGCACATTCGACCTCTCAGATGCCCCTCTTCTCTCATAAACAAAAAAAGCACATTTAACTGATACACAGCTGTTTTTCAACGCATTTAATATAgcatttgtatattaataaaCACAATGGTTGCATGGATTTTGCACGGAATGTTGTCACCGTAACTGTATATTTTAGGAAACAACGCATGGTACgaaataaatgtatattgaaaattaaaatggGAAGgcataaaaataattgtaaaaagtAACATAGATTAGAAACAATTAAGgtaattgtattaaatttgttagtggatgatgtaataattattgtcAAGTCTTGATTTTTACTGATGGTGCATAGAAATATTTTCGCATGTCAATCGTATAATAAGTGAACCGTATAGTTGGCGGCCCATGGTCAAGTATAACAATCATCCATAGCCCAATATTAGTATCAGTGCGAGTGTCGAGCATAGCTCAACTATGTATTAATGGTTATATTTTGTAGCACGCTTATAAAGTGGTTGAAATCTTCGTTATCCACGTCAGTTTCAAAATATGTACAATCGTGGGACGAAGATGCATAGGCCGTATCGGGTGTCCATGCTTTTGTGGTCCAATCACATCCActtaacaaattttgtggTACAATATTCGCCATGTTTTGTTCGTATCTGGTTATTTCCTCGTAATAACCCCCGTAAATCATGGAATCGGTGGTTAGTTTATAACCTTTCTCTTCCAGAGTGTCCAGAAAGTCCTTAATGACGTGTGCTTCTGGAATTTTATCTGAGTTACGAGCAATCTTACTGCGATAATCTTGCTTTTCAATATCTGTATACATACTTGTCTGAGTTAGTCCTTTCTTACACATGACACCAAATCTGTAGCGTAGTATAGTAGCTGCAGGGGCAGTTGTACCTTACGTATACACTCAATAAGGAAGTCTgaattcaaaatattatCTGCCTTCTCTAATACCAAATTCATCTATAACAGTAAGTATGTGTAACGTTAAGTGGTTGACTAAATACTATGTATGTCTATCATCTATGCTTGGGAGAGATATGCATGAAGGAGCACGCATTATAAATGCGAGTATGGAATAGAATTAGTGTCAATCGTGCCAGTTATCTGGGTAATGTCACATTTATATGTTGGTAATGTCTATCAGCATTTACTGGTGAATGATACTGGCGGTTGTGATTATTGCAGTTTATCAGAGTAATGAGTGAAATGATGTGGGTCTGGATTAGAACAGTTAACATTTAACTTGGCTGGTGACTTTAGTCAATTTGTCGGCTAGGTATGGATGTGTTCAGTAATCTTTCCAATGGAACTCCTCCTTGTACCTATATGAAGCGACAAATACAAGATTCTAGGGGCAGGAAACCAGCTTACGTATGTACAAGTGCAGATGGGCAATATATTGCAATACTATATTTTCCTAGATCTAGTAGATCGATAAAAAAGTCACTGTGCCACCTCGATAAATCGGTGTCTAGCGCTATGAAAATGAAGCTACGCTCGCAAATCATAGGGGAATCCACAGGTTATGAGAATGATGTTCCCCTGTATACAAGCTACAATTCTTACTTGAAGTTCATAACAGAtcttgataaatttgatatttacGACGAAATAGAGGCTTTTAGTGGTTTTTGTGATGATTCCACTAAAGCAGATAATAAATCTAAACCACATCTCAATGATggcaaaaaaaaatttctaaatttaaaaatggcaaataaTATAGATTATAATGAAAATTACAACGCTtatattgtgatatatGATACCTTCTTTATGAATCCAGTCACTGAAATTGTTTTAGATGATTTTACCCACCTCACAAATAAGACTGCACGGGGTATTTCTAAACGAATATTTCACACATTcttcatcaaatttgtaCTCGGAGACTCTTTCTTACTCTGTTTCATAAATGATACTCTGTGGATAATACATAACAATTACTTATCGCACAATTACTTTCTCAAGTTGACACTGGTGCCTATCAAAGCCCATAACTCAAATGGTGGACCGGTGTCACTGGACACGATTGACTTGGTTTCTGTCTTAAAAAATGGGTTTAAGAGCACcacaaatgatttaatcCATGATGATTGTACACATACTGGATtaattggcaattttatcgagttaaataatttccCTCTTTACCAGTGCAGCCACGAGGGCTACACCTGTGAATTGATTATACACTATGaaaatcaatttccaattaGAGCAGCTTTTTGTCATACACAACAGGCACATAATAGGTGTGATAAGTGTGTGCATTTGAAGtgtattgaatttttttctCCAAAAATTGAACTTGCTAATATTACCAGTTTAAGCTGCGTTGCCAGTGCCATGATCGTTGATTGCAAGTATGTATACTATGATGAAAACGGCTCCACTATGGAGTGTGATAAGCCATGGGTGGATTATTCTAATGGCTTGGAATTTATAGAACACCTAATCACCATGAAAGATGGGCAGATAATTCTTCCAGCACAAAGCGCCAACCAATGTTACGATGTTTACAAAAGggaatttttttgtaacATCCTAATCGCAACTATTCTATCACACAATACGGGTCTCATACTTGTTTTGTCAGATTTAAATCGCAATGCAATAGCGACTACTACCATTCCACACTCGAATTCGAATAGCCCCTTCACAATAAAACACAGTCACAACTGTAGTTACATATGCTGTTATTCGCAACACCTTTTGGCCATTATTAAACTTCAAAGCTCGGCAAATAACACAAAAACAAATGCAAACTATCTCAtgaatgttatatatatggtGGATCCTAGTGGAGATGACGCTGTGGGCGATTTTGTGGACGTGGCCTTCGGTGGAGACCCTCAGTCTAGATGGCTGTACATATCAATGCACCGTGGTACTACCAACGACATTTTGTGTCTATATGACCTGAAGAAACTAGATCGGCAGAGCATGACACAGGCCAAAGAGTATACCAGACCTCACATTGAACTCAACCTCAACAGCACACTATTGCCCATgtgtatacaaattgttacGGTGCCTTGCAGTAACATGTTGCTATTGATGCCTAACCACCAAAGGTATATAACGGTTTTAACGCCCGAATATGCGGAAAACTGGGATAACACTGCAACGCGCAACTTCAAGCGATTCCCCATTTTCTCAACAAACAAAGAAATGCTGCAGTTGCACTTTGTTTGGGAGGATGTACAAATTGAACCTGTGGCTAAACAAACAACTCTACCCAGTCTTACACGACCCACATTTTGTTATCACCGTGGGTGCACTGGGATAGACTCGCACATTAAATATCTCTATGCATTGAATCTTGAGCTTAATATCAGATATAACCAGCATTCCAGCGGCGTTCCTGGTATCTATTCAATTTGGCCATGTATGGAATCTTTGCTTTCTGTTAGCGATTGCTGTACTAATGCTGCAGAGATTAAATTACCCCCGCTAAGGCGAGTTAGGTACTATGGGCTAGATtgtataaacaaatttcaaaCCGAGTGTGATAATTGTATCTCTGAGAGATTTGATGGGTCGGGGATTTGTACTTCTATATCCAGATCGATATATGGCGTGACAACTTCTCTGATGGATGAGATTTATAGTTTGCACAAAAAAGGGTTACTACGTAGTAACAATTGGTGCCAGAGCATGCTTTTCTATGGCAATAACTacctgaaaattttgaatcaGATGTTGGAAATTATGGCAAGCAACAGTAATTTGTTTAGTGTTGAACATTTTAACGACTACGGAGATAGATTGGCTAAGCTTAGGGGATTTTGGTTTGCAAGAATGGAGGATAGGGGTATCGCACTGAGGAAGAAAAGTGCCTCTAGTGTTCCTTTCCAATCGCTAAACCGCCCCAGCACATTCCAAATACTAGAAGAGTATGCTCATCTTATAGCTGAAAAGCTTGATGATAAGCGCGCTACAACATCCAAAAGTGATAACGTTGAGAAGGCTGCAAAGGTTGCAAGGCGAGGGACTGGAATTGCTGATGCCGATTGCCAGCAAAAGAGAGTGGTTAGATTGCCAAATGGAAATTTAGTGTCTAGCGATTTATTATCTATCATTCCTGAAAGTAAGCTACCGTTCTCGGTGTTAAACAATGCTTCACTGGGGGCCAGAGTGGATTCACTTGACGAGTTGAAGAGGGGTACTGCAGAGGTAGCACTTGGGATGTATTATCTTAAAATGGAGTTGGATGAAAAAAATGTCAAGCTGCCTAAGAATCTGCGAAAACTTCTTGCCTTTCTAGCCCAAGCATCTGTAGCGCATCACACATATGTTAACAGCCAACACCACAACTagtgttattttttttatatatttagtcTAAAGTACTGTATATTAGTTTTGGTTTTTAAAATGGGTACTGATGATTTTGACCCTTCTGAGGTGTGTGGATACCTGAATTAGGAAATGCTTATGAAGATGTGCCGACACCGGACATCAGTATCAGCAGAAGTTTACAATGATTACACCGCtatgaattatatttatccaGTATAAAACGCTAATTACTTAGATTTACCACAAAGAGCCGGTTCAACACACGCAAATTACTAATGCGATTAAAAGCTGTTTCCTCTTTTCAGTAAGCTGAATTCGACACAGTCTGTGGACGATAAACACTTGAAGATACTGGTAGATGCGTTCAATTGCTATGAATTTCTGTAGGAAACTTAGTTATTTAGTCCCGGGACGGTTATAATGAGGCAAGGAGACTTAGGGGACaagttatatttaatcCAAGAGGGGAGTGTAAAGGTCACTAAGCTCGTAGATGGCAAggaacaatttatttgcgACATGAAGGAGGGGGAAATTTTTGGCGAATTAGCTTTGATGTACAATGCCCCT from the Babesia microti strain RI chromosome I, complete genome genome contains:
- a CDS encoding transcription factor with AP2 domain(s) (AP2-G) (overlaps_old_locusTagID:BBM_I03085), translated to MKMNSTHYLDHQHQFQWMDDPRKQGNGTIDSNVSYANIDAKQQLNYGDVPSDNICKSDNEPIDTSINLTYVNEIPDSNTTNFISSNKTAETADTNATTHTNETYIVDPIEAQQFDSNYYTIKTNYDETQPPVNSNNYAYSNDGYNLFAGNMPSSDCYYYQTQPMGNSAGGIGYYNDIYQTISPAFVGLPMSLPASPYMACSRSPAQSVMGDYDTDNFMINTLSQMSTPSSPCYRPVYNGYGKFLVDSAPQFTLTQSALSPNMNYTMDMGMNMNTNCGYEELDDSFYAIVDEIVENTKYLPPKNSEVKCSLDANHPIHCVWKDMNRGHFSWRCRWWENGKRLSKNFNIKRFGDMEAMKMAITMKLKNSTPSERLQLLKEQREVVRVNMEKRHSNPPIDLLTTVSGQFPTPVSTIQPPSPNISDYSCDNDEYSVKIQDENFKRLSWAYTMLDRHANGKDSNLRCKICRKTIKSSRGSNIEQSFFLHLFRMHKNPWKQYVDVRGLDSASKNMLNNLYSFHGINDRTPWKVNSSLCRP
- a CDS encoding hypothetical protein (overlaps_old_locusTagID:BBM_I03090;~overlaps_old_locusTagID:BBM_I03095), whose translation is MPSVVPWRFLLNPLNDSLTFYTTFRQAVVTGVWSNLSVSGRERYLKGASFHLQYRINDLDLETCINCFNSIYHNKIPLYLALKSIVNRCFTLLNTVDISQWQFLELPQQIFEDYTHENDDQMLKHLLVGEIIYKLSSLHGIYDVNASVSSAFDHWLNNFGKINDKRHLLLSIFMCTNANSDSVIMTLTKYIAQLTSESFDNIGDKYLLMYIIAKLSHVNSKSRGKFNIYNFTNYIQDVANISADGINDTIKCLALESISLLRELQINMMDHDSQINKLIATQDNNCSIVENSEYLLQMLVNYNIKSSVLWEKFQESYKKKPIPNLALYLLDSYINYRRKHSYFNESLPLEIADRCLVSIKNGMLSKFTSNSKDSIELFLQMAKKYRQMIKGRIVKVEPCGLYVEIPTNDASAFAIGYVDIATFPNTFEERLDSFFVPENHFHVRITSIPPNYDNKIKCASVVNNQVLMKSSNNLISLEPANLDFDTNAVKKRRNQLKQNNQFNTKKSKEVVFSKGEMVSATTIVCHDSYEWALFKLQCLKTGIEAMKLGVLDTKNIRGDPIEKLRLLRKIEQGQPFRIKVTGTVGPLYSLNYSKIMQ
- a CDS encoding glideosome-associated protein 45 (GAP45) (overlaps_old_locusTagID:BBM_I03100) translates to MGGKCSKESKLQRERDEAEDLSARLADEAKFAEEVNTIREKQEKMRTESQRVAKEEESELETQRSEKSSVRDMVSSSRSSKEIILEKQQSAKREFERMKEEQGRMEGTNLIKLDKVDPSRSVSSARSIEAKRAENSATTGSARLVDSEKTDRSVQKTEEVETLLNMGNVDKTASLIAQKYGCSLGPGHITSECPICSTFDLSDAPLLS
- a CDS encoding hypothetical protein (overlaps_old_locusTagID:BBM_I03110), which encodes MDVFSNLSNGTPPCTYMKRQIQDSRGRKPAYVCTSADGQYIAILYFPRSSRSIKKSLCHLDKSVSSAMKMKLRSQIIGESTGYENDVPLYTSYNSYLKFITDLDKFDIYDEIEAFSGFCDDSTKADNKSKPHLNDGKKKFLNLKMANNIDYNENYNAYIVIYDTFFMNPVTEIVLDDFTHLTNKTARGISKRIFHTFFIKFVLGDSFLLCFINDTLWIIHNNYLSHNYFLKLTLVPIKAHNSNGGPVSLDTIDLVSVLKNGFKSTTNDLIHDDCTHTGLIGNFIELNNFPLYQCSHEGYTCELIIHYENQFPIRAAFCHTQQAHNRCDKCVHLKCIEFFSPKIELANITSLSCVASAMIVDCKYVYYDENGSTMECDKPWVDYSNGLEFIEHLITMKDGQIILPAQSANQCYDVYKREFFCNILIATILSHNTGLILVLSDLNRNAIATTTIPHSNSNSPFTIKHSHNCSYICCYSQHLLAIIKLQSSANNTKTNANYLMNVIYMVDPSGDDAVGDFVDVAFGGDPQSRWLYISMHRGTTNDILCLYDLKKLDRQSMTQAKEYTRPHIELNLNSTLLPMCIQIVTVPCSNMLLLMPNHQRYITVLTPEYAENWDNTATRNFKRFPIFSTNKEMLQLHFVWEDVQIEPVAKQTTLPSLTRPTFCYHRGCTGIDSHIKYLYALNLELNIRYNQHSSGVPGIYSIWPCMESLLSVSDCCTNAAEIKLPPLRRVRYYGLDCINKFQTECDNCISERFDGSGICTSISRSIYGVTTSLMDEIYSLHKKGLLRSNNWCQSMLFYGNNYLKILNQMLEIMASNSNLFSVEHFNDYGDRLAKLRGFWFARMEDRGIALRKKSASSVPFQSLNRPSTFQILEEYAHLIAEKLDDKRATTSKSDNVEKAAKVARRGTGIADADCQQKRVVRLPNGNLVSSDLLSIIPESKLPFSVLNNASLGARVDSLDELKRGTAEVALGMYYLKMELDEKNVKLPKNLRKLLAFLAQASVAHHTYVNSQHHN